CGCTGATCGTCGGACCGGTGAAATCCGCGTAGATGAAGCCGACCAGCATGGCCGACAGGATCGCCGGCAGGCCGCAGTAGATCGTCAACTGCGAGAACCTGGTCAGCTCCCGCTGCAGGTACGTCGTCTTGAAGTGCTCGCGAGTCGTGATGAACAGTTCCAGCGTCTCGATCAGCTCGTCTATCGCCGCGGTCGCCTCGTCGGACAGCGAGTCGGCGTACCGTTCCCGGAGCTGTCTGGCGACGTACAGTTGCCAGGCGGCGTCGTAGGCGATCGCCGCCGAAACCGCCTGAAACGTCCCGAACGTCGTATGCTCGAGCGTATCGTCGACCTGTTCGGTACTCTCCTCGATACCGTTCGTGTACTTACCGATCAACGCCCTAATCTCGGAGTCGCCGAGGCTGTCGGTAGCGTCGTCGAGGGCCGTGGCGTGGTCGTTGATCGCTTCGATGAGTACCTCGAGCAATCGCGACGGCGAGGCGGGACTCGCGGGCACGCTCGCCGCCTCCGCGACGTTCGATCGGAACTCCATCACGCCCTCGAGTTGGTCGCGCGCGCCGCCGGCGGATGCGAACTCTTGAGAGAGGATGAGCTGGTTGATCGAGACGACGAGCGTGACCAGCGAAAAGGTTCCCGCGATCATCCCGCTGGCGACTCGGGTGATCGAGGCGTCGTTAGTGAAGGCGATGACCCCGATCTCGTTCAGGCTGAGAAATAGCACAAAGACGGCGGCGGAGATGAGCATCGCGATGAACAGACGGTCCCCCTCGACCAGAACCCACTCTCGGAGTCGGGTTACCGAATCGGTTCGCTTCCCCATCTCCGTACCGTGGGACTCGAGCGTCTCGTCGGTCTCGGACGACCCCATACTGTCACGGTCGCGGGAGGCGACAATAAGGCCCTGCGTTGCACATACTGACTCCCTGTTCGTTCGCGTACCGTGACGGGTTCGGATCGATTCCGACGAACGAACCCGAACACTGACGGTTCAGGGCCTACACTGAAATGCGTCCGGGCTGATGGTTTCACCATGTCCGGTTATGTGAACCGTCCGCGAGTCCGTCCTCCATGCCGAACGAGGGATCGACGCCGATGACCCCCTCGACACTGAGTCGTCGTCGGCTGCTTGCTACGTTCGGGGTCGGATCCGCGGCCGCCCTCGCCGGCTGTAACGACGGGGGTCCCGGCATAGACGGCAACCCGGAGTACCAGGGCGGCAATATCGGCGAAATCGACGGCGAACCGCGCACGGAGGACGAACTGGTCGCCGCGGATTCCCTCGCCCAACAGGAGATCAGCGAGAGCGTCACCCCCCTCGAGGGGCTCTCACTCGTCGATCACGAGTTCGTTTTCGAGGGCGGGTATCTCGGCTCGACCGTTCAGGGAACCGTCGAAAACACCAGTGGCGATCGGATCGAGTTCGCGGAGGTCCGCGTTCGGGTCTACAACGACGCCGGCAATCAAATCGGCCGATACCTCGCTACTACCGGCGATTTCGACCCCGACACGAACTGGGAGTTTCAGGTCGTCATCCTGAAGCCCCCGTCGAATCTCGCCGAGTACGATATTACCGTTCTCGGGACGCCGACTTGAGCCGAGCGTCGACGTGGATCGGTCCCCGTTGCGCACCGCCGAAATCGCTACTCGCTCTCGAGCAGTGAGTCGTCGACGCCCTCGCGGACGGTCTCGGGAGAGATGGCGAGCGTGTACGCGGGACGTCCTTTTCCGGTCGGTGAGGTCCGTTCGGTGTCGATCTCTTCGACGAACCCTTCGTCCTCGAGACGGTACAGCGAGCGCATCACGTCCGCTTCGGTGATCGTGCCGACGACCTCCGTATCGACGTTCTCGAGTTGGGTTCGACAGACCCGCCGAAGGTCGTGCGTCTGGATCGACGTTTCGCTTTCGCGGTGTTGGACGGTGACTCCGAGTAGAACGACCTGTTCGGTCAGTGAGAGGTTCTCGAACCTCGGTTCAGTAGTCATAGTTGGCGTTCCACCTCGTCCGTGGTAGTCGTTGCTTTTCGATACAGTGTGAGCAAACCTGATGAATAGTCGAGCGCGTCACGTTCCCACGCGGCCGGCGGACGGACGGCGTCGCGATCAGGTGTTCTCTTCGTCCTGTAGCTCCGCGAGTTCGGCTTCGACCTCGCTGTCGTCGACGTCCGCTTCCATCTCCTCGAGTTCCTCCTCCGACACCTCGTCTTCGGTATCGCTATCGGGTGTCGGCTCGGCCTCTTCCTCGCCCATGTCGGATTTGAGCGTCTCGAGTTCGGCCTCGACGCCGCTGTCGGTCGAGAGCGCCTCGAGTTCGCGGTCGATGTTGTCCTTGTCCGAGAGCACGTCGTCGAACGCGCCGGTTTCGTGGAGTTCGTCGAGCGCGGCGGCGCGCGCCTCCATGTCCTCGGTCTGTTCCTCGGCGCGTTCGATGGCGCGGCCGACGTCCTCGAACTCCTCACCCGTCGCCGTCATCGCTTCCGAAACCGTCGAACTGGCCTCGGCGGCCTCGTAGCGCGCCTTCATCGTCTCCTTTTTGGTGCGGAACTCCTCGATGCGGTTCTGGAGTTCGTTTTTCTGCTCGATGAGCTGATCTTGCTGTCCCTGCAGATCTGAGACCTGGCGCTCGAGATCCTCGATCTGGTTCATCTTCGTCTTCTTCTTCTCGAGGGCGCGTCGCGCCAGATCCTCGCGGTCCTGTTGGACCGCAGTTCGGGCCTGTTCGTTGTGTTTCTCGACGTTGTCCTCGAGCCGTCGCTTTTGCATCTCGAGGCGCTTTTTCTGCGTGGTGAGATCGGCGATGCCGCGTTTGACGTCCTGGAGTTG
The genomic region above belongs to Natronorubrum halophilum and contains:
- a CDS encoding PspA/IM30 family protein; protein product: MGILSRTSYVIRSKINSVLNRAEDPTQTLDYSYEQMRDQLQDVKRGIADLTTQKKRLEMQKRRLEDNVEKHNEQARTAVQQDREDLARRALEKKKTKMNQIEDLERQVSDLQGQQDQLIEQKNELQNRIEEFRTKKETMKARYEAAEASSTVSEAMTATGEEFEDVGRAIERAEEQTEDMEARAAALDELHETGAFDDVLSDKDNIDRELEALSTDSGVEAELETLKSDMGEEEAEPTPDSDTEDEVSEEELEEMEADVDDSEVEAELAELQDEENT
- a CDS encoding FxLYD domain-containing protein; the protein is MTPSTLSRRRLLATFGVGSAAALAGCNDGGPGIDGNPEYQGGNIGEIDGEPRTEDELVAADSLAQQEISESVTPLEGLSLVDHEFVFEGGYLGSTVQGTVENTSGDRIEFAEVRVRVYNDAGNQIGRYLATTGDFDPDTNWEFQVVILKPPSNLAEYDITVLGTPT